In the genome of Bradyrhizobium sp. CIAT3101, one region contains:
- a CDS encoding tetratricopeptide repeat protein, producing the protein MFLLCAVAPAHAQSLGQGLAAFKRQDYVAASRVFIPLAERGNVAAQSYLGFLFETGRGVPQNYTEAAMWYRRAAEQGDTRAQYSLGLLYDRGQGVPQDIVEASKWLNLSAAASPPRVRESRARIRDAVTTKMTRGEIAQARLRALEWAPSRER; encoded by the coding sequence CTGTTTCTACTCTGCGCCGTTGCTCCCGCCCACGCCCAATCCCTCGGCCAAGGCCTCGCCGCCTTCAAGCGGCAGGACTATGTGGCGGCGTCCCGCGTCTTCATTCCGCTCGCCGAGCGCGGCAACGTGGCGGCGCAGTCCTATCTCGGCTTCCTGTTCGAGACCGGGCGCGGCGTGCCGCAGAACTACACGGAAGCCGCGATGTGGTACCGGCGGGCGGCGGAGCAGGGCGATACCCGCGCGCAGTATTCGCTGGGGCTGCTCTACGACCGCGGCCAGGGCGTGCCGCAGGACATCGTCGAAGCCTCCAAATGGCTGAACCTGTCGGCCGCCGCGTCGCCGCCGCGGGTTCGGGAATCCCGGGCCCGGATCCGCGACGCCGTCACCACCAAGATGACGCGCGGGGAGATCGCCCAGGCCCGCCTGCGGGCGCTGGAATGGGCGCCGAGCCGCGAGCGCTGA
- a CDS encoding A24 family peptidase: MTGEDAHDGISAPLALSLALLVAVFASLVAAPAAEGLYGAFLAALMLAIATNDARHYLIPNELTGAAFALALLRAAAAVPDAGAQALLWPVARTVAVALPLLLLMLAYRYWRGRDGLGLGDVKLAAVSGAWLDLATVAAVIELAALLAIGAYLANAALQRKPLRGTAFLPFGLFLAPSIWIGWLGETWYLNWLGGWAG, encoded by the coding sequence GTGACCGGGGAAGATGCGCATGACGGGATAAGCGCCCCGCTGGCCCTCAGCCTCGCGCTGCTCGTCGCCGTGTTCGCAAGCCTCGTCGCGGCCCCCGCCGCGGAAGGCCTCTATGGCGCGTTCCTGGCCGCTCTGATGCTCGCCATCGCCACGAACGATGCCCGCCATTACCTGATCCCGAACGAGCTGACCGGGGCCGCGTTCGCGCTTGCCCTGCTCCGCGCTGCCGCTGCCGTGCCCGATGCGGGCGCCCAGGCGCTGCTCTGGCCGGTCGCGCGCACCGTAGCCGTGGCGCTTCCGCTGCTGCTGCTGATGCTGGCCTACCGGTACTGGCGCGGCCGCGACGGGCTCGGGCTCGGCGACGTCAAGCTCGCCGCCGTCAGCGGGGCCTGGCTCGATCTTGCGACGGTGGCGGCGGTGATCGAGCTCGCGGCGCTGCTGGCGATCGGCGCCTATCTCGCCAACGCCGCATTGCAGCGAAAACCGCTGCGCGGGACCGCCTTCCTGCCGTTCGGACTGTTTTTGGCGCCATCGATCTGGATCGGGTGGCTGGGCGAGACCTGGTATCTGAACTGGCTCGGCGGCTGGGCTGGCTAA
- the gspD gene encoding type II secretion system secretin GspD, with protein MTGTLVLLSSAFLLTACIVTADQSVEADPKDPRAQDLVDKIRGIDLQPRQPADAGATGVGQPRSSKPAIYLSDGAPQGGALAERDDGGGSGYDLNFENAPVATVAKVILGDVLNVGYTIDPRVQGTVTLASVRPVPKADAIYVLENALRMSGVALVRDRTGYRLLPAPEAGPGGIDRSASTEAGQGITVVPLRYTSAQNIFKLLDAFGVKASTMRPDNSRNTLIVSGSGTDRATAVDTILSFDADWMRGQSVGIFPVRNSAPEPVISEIEKIMDSGEGGMGQNVIKLQPIARLNSILVVSQKPEYLKRAQTWIARLDRSDTDGVNLKSYPLRYGNSKVVVALLNDMLFNQSSASNSSLDSASSQVAPGAGLTTSTSTNPIASLSALPTAASGAATPVTGPAGSALGARAAPAAAATPAQDNNNFGSPNGNGAKSGVNGILQNVRITADVTNNAVLVYANQDAQRIVEQTIRQIDRPQRQIAIEATIAEVTLNDQLNYGVQFFLASQKGSVSNVISGVSNAATVGSGAVEAASNAVNAASGALLGRVLPGFNFLIGSENSPRVILDALHGVTDVKVLSNPSLVVLDNQAATLQVGDQVPFSTGTATVLTANNTVVNTIDYKNTGIILRVLPRANANGNVVLDIEQEISSVAAGSANSLTPTISQRRVKSSIAVTSGQTVLLAGLISETENKQRQGIPVLDSIPGVGDAFSHQTTARARTELILFIRPTVIKDGVDAHVIAEEMRSKMNSRLVGTSNPVVTVSPPRAAR; from the coding sequence TTGACTGGAACGCTCGTCCTCCTGTCGTCTGCCTTCCTGCTGACAGCGTGCATCGTCACCGCCGACCAGTCGGTCGAGGCGGACCCGAAGGACCCGCGCGCCCAGGACCTTGTCGACAAGATCCGCGGCATCGATCTCCAGCCCCGGCAACCTGCGGATGCAGGGGCAACCGGTGTTGGCCAGCCGAGATCGTCGAAACCTGCGATCTATCTGAGCGATGGTGCGCCGCAAGGCGGCGCGCTGGCCGAGCGCGATGATGGCGGCGGCAGCGGATACGACCTCAATTTCGAGAATGCGCCGGTCGCGACCGTGGCCAAGGTCATCCTCGGCGACGTCCTCAATGTCGGCTACACGATCGATCCCCGCGTACAGGGCACCGTGACGCTCGCCTCGGTGCGTCCGGTTCCGAAGGCGGACGCGATCTACGTTTTGGAGAATGCGCTGCGCATGTCCGGCGTGGCGCTGGTGCGCGACCGCACCGGCTATCGTCTGCTGCCGGCGCCGGAAGCCGGCCCCGGCGGCATCGACCGCTCGGCCAGTACCGAAGCCGGCCAGGGCATCACGGTCGTGCCGCTGCGCTACACGTCGGCGCAAAACATCTTCAAGCTGCTCGATGCTTTCGGCGTGAAGGCCTCGACCATGCGCCCCGACAATTCCCGCAACACGCTGATCGTCAGCGGCAGCGGCACGGATCGGGCGACCGCGGTTGACACAATTCTGTCATTCGACGCCGACTGGATGCGTGGACAATCGGTCGGCATCTTCCCGGTGCGCAATTCTGCCCCCGAACCTGTGATCTCCGAGATCGAGAAGATCATGGATTCCGGCGAAGGCGGCATGGGCCAGAACGTCATCAAGCTCCAGCCGATCGCGCGGCTCAACTCGATCCTCGTGGTGAGCCAGAAGCCGGAATATCTGAAGCGCGCGCAGACCTGGATTGCGCGACTCGACCGTTCCGATACCGATGGCGTGAACCTGAAATCCTATCCATTGCGCTACGGCAATTCCAAGGTGGTCGTCGCGCTGTTGAACGACATGTTGTTCAACCAGAGCTCGGCGAGCAACTCGTCGCTCGACAGCGCGTCGAGCCAGGTCGCTCCCGGCGCGGGTCTCACGACGTCGACCTCAACCAATCCTATCGCCTCGCTGAGCGCACTGCCGACCGCCGCTTCAGGCGCCGCAACGCCGGTGACCGGACCGGCGGGCTCGGCGCTGGGTGCCCGCGCCGCTCCGGCGGCAGCCGCGACGCCGGCGCAGGACAACAATAACTTCGGTAGCCCCAACGGCAATGGCGCGAAATCCGGCGTCAACGGCATCCTGCAGAATGTGCGGATCACCGCCGACGTCACCAACAATGCCGTTCTCGTCTATGCCAACCAGGACGCGCAGCGCATCGTCGAGCAGACCATCCGCCAGATCGACAGGCCGCAGCGCCAGATCGCGATCGAGGCGACGATCGCCGAGGTGACGCTGAACGACCAGTTGAACTATGGCGTGCAATTCTTCCTGGCGAGCCAGAAGGGTTCGGTCTCCAACGTCATCTCCGGCGTCAGCAATGCTGCGACGGTCGGCAGCGGTGCCGTCGAAGCGGCGTCCAACGCCGTCAACGCCGCCTCCGGCGCGCTGCTGGGACGCGTTTTGCCCGGCTTCAACTTCCTGATCGGCTCGGAAAACTCGCCGCGCGTCATTCTCGACGCGCTGCACGGCGTCACCGACGTCAAGGTGTTGTCGAACCCGTCGCTGGTGGTGCTGGACAACCAGGCCGCGACCTTGCAGGTCGGCGATCAGGTGCCGTTCTCGACCGGCACCGCGACGGTGCTGACCGCCAACAACACCGTCGTCAACACCATCGATTACAAGAACACCGGCATCATCCTGCGCGTGCTGCCGCGCGCCAATGCCAACGGCAATGTCGTGCTCGATATCGAGCAGGAGATCTCGAGCGTGGCCGCCGGCAGCGCGAACTCGCTGACGCCGACGATCTCGCAGCGCCGGGTCAAGAGCTCGATCGCGGTGACGAGCGGTCAGACCGTGCTCCTCGCCGGCCTGATCAGCGAGACCGAGAACAAGCAGCGCCAGGGTATTCCCGTCCTCGATTCCATTCCCGGCGTGGGCGACGCCTTCTCGCACCAGACCACCGCTCGCGCCCGCACCGAGTTGATCCTGTTCATCCGCCCGACCGTCATCAAGGACGGCGTCGATGCCCATGTCATCGCCGAGGAGATGCGCTCCAAGATGAACAGCCGCCTGGTCGGGACCAGCAATCCCGTGGTCACCGTCAGCCCGCCCAGGGCCGCGCGCTGA
- a CDS encoding ATPase, T2SS/T4P/T4SS family has protein sequence MNAMRDRSADSFRQHLLEKYSLPPRAHVRVERSANPAQTHPLREFWETTDLSAAEFADELSDYFALPRMSLPQLLTTTPSLEGFSRRFLRESTIFPFGAPDGGFRLAVADPSDTAAIRAAEIVFGTPVDVVVASYEDITTVLDQRTDADDANADQSTGRAGQSDDDIESLRDLASGAPVVRALNDLLERAVDLRASDIHVEPFRAGLVVRMRVDGLLRPLPSPHGIPPQALISRIKILASLNIAERRLPQDGAARVRVGRSELDVRVATMPTQHGESAVIRLLPRDRGLLEMSKLGLRTRDESVMTRLLAMPHGMIVVTGPTGSGKTTTLATMLSILNEPTRKILTIEDPVEYEIPGINQSQVKPSIGLTFAAAMRSFVRQDPDVIMVGEVRDAETAHIAIHAALTGHLVLTTLHTETAAAAVPRLIDLGIEGFLLKSTLRAVVAQRLVRMLCDRCKVPHALTEADLAKDPRFAVIGFKCGEVVHEAGGCERCGGTGYRGRNGVFEILEMSDEVRALIGPQTDSHSIDAAAMRGGMTTMLEDAVAKCRSGLTTVPEVFRVTTVR, from the coding sequence GTGAATGCGATGCGCGACCGCTCCGCCGATAGCTTCAGGCAGCATCTCCTGGAAAAATATTCACTGCCGCCGCGAGCGCATGTTCGTGTCGAGCGGTCAGCCAATCCGGCGCAGACGCATCCACTGCGAGAATTTTGGGAGACCACAGATCTGTCGGCGGCGGAATTCGCCGACGAACTGTCCGATTATTTTGCCCTGCCGCGGATGAGCCTTCCGCAACTGCTTACGACCACGCCCAGCCTTGAAGGTTTTTCGCGGCGATTTTTACGCGAATCCACCATCTTTCCCTTTGGCGCGCCGGATGGTGGATTTCGCTTGGCTGTTGCCGATCCCTCCGACACGGCGGCCATTCGTGCCGCCGAAATCGTGTTCGGAACGCCGGTCGATGTCGTCGTAGCGTCATATGAGGACATTACGACGGTCCTGGACCAGCGAACCGATGCTGACGATGCGAATGCAGACCAAAGCACCGGCCGCGCGGGGCAGTCCGACGACGACATCGAGAGCCTGCGCGATCTCGCCAGCGGTGCGCCTGTGGTGCGCGCGCTCAACGATCTGCTGGAGCGCGCGGTCGATCTGCGTGCCAGCGATATCCATGTCGAGCCGTTCCGGGCTGGTCTCGTAGTGCGCATGCGCGTCGACGGCCTGCTGCGCCCGCTGCCGTCACCGCATGGCATCCCGCCGCAGGCGCTGATCTCGCGCATCAAGATTCTCGCAAGCCTCAATATCGCTGAGCGGCGTTTGCCGCAGGACGGCGCGGCGCGCGTCCGCGTCGGACGTAGCGAGCTCGACGTACGTGTCGCCACCATGCCGACGCAACATGGCGAGAGTGCCGTCATCCGCCTGTTGCCGCGGGATCGCGGCCTGCTCGAGATGAGCAAGCTCGGTCTGCGGACCCGCGACGAGAGCGTGATGACGCGCCTGCTCGCGATGCCGCACGGCATGATCGTGGTCACGGGTCCGACCGGCAGCGGCAAGACCACCACGCTTGCGACCATGCTGTCGATCCTCAACGAGCCGACGCGCAAGATCCTCACCATCGAGGATCCCGTCGAGTACGAGATCCCCGGCATCAACCAGTCCCAGGTGAAGCCGTCGATCGGCCTGACCTTCGCTGCCGCCATGCGCTCCTTCGTGCGCCAGGACCCCGACGTGATCATGGTCGGCGAGGTCCGCGACGCCGAGACCGCGCATATCGCGATCCATGCCGCGCTCACCGGCCATCTCGTGCTGACGACGCTGCACACCGAGACCGCGGCTGCGGCCGTGCCGCGCCTGATCGATCTCGGCATCGAGGGTTTCCTGCTCAAGTCGACGCTGCGCGCGGTGGTGGCGCAGCGACTGGTGCGTATGCTGTGCGACCGTTGCAAAGTGCCGCACGCGCTGACCGAGGCCGATCTCGCCAAGGACCCGCGCTTTGCCGTGATCGGCTTCAAGTGCGGTGAGGTCGTGCACGAGGCCGGCGGCTGCGAGCGCTGCGGCGGTACCGGCTATCGCGGCCGCAACGGCGTGTTCGAGATCCTCGAGATGTCCGACGAGGTCCGTGCGCTGATCGGGCCGCAGACCGACTCCCACTCCATCGATGCCGCCGCGATGCGGGGCGGCATGACGACGATGCTCGAGGATGCCGTCGCAAAATGCCGCTCGGGGCTGACGACGGTGCCCGAGGTCTTCCGCGTCACCACGGTGCGCTAA
- a CDS encoding type II secretion system F family protein, with the protein MPNFRYRALNANGELVSGAIAAPAPGDVAQRIERLGLVLVDNVTPEEGGAARGALSLFNRPTAEDVTIFTRDLALLLRAGARINDGLELLAADPDFGRLRSVVADIRARVVSGESFGEALARHEGLFPPMYIALVRVGEASGSLDQVLEVLAGERARGEALKRRLTDAIRYPIFVLGAAGCVLLFFLTFVLPQFASVLQDFGAKVDPIVGVFLNISTFLRGNSDAVLAGLATIVTATWLVLRQERVRRGLTNAIVRLPAIRNVMGAYRTALFCRNLGLLLGSGVNLTTTLRILVDMMATTGSSGVWSDAADRVRHGSKLSDALAETEALPPMAVRMLRLGDETGQLPMLSGRVAEFYEAKLQRTLDRAVGIAGPAAIIAISLVVGGLITSVMTALMSVSQIVG; encoded by the coding sequence ATGCCGAATTTTCGCTACCGCGCGCTCAATGCCAACGGCGAACTGGTTTCCGGCGCGATCGCCGCGCCGGCGCCGGGCGACGTGGCGCAGCGGATCGAACGGCTCGGCCTGGTGCTGGTCGACAACGTCACGCCGGAGGAGGGCGGCGCGGCGCGTGGCGCGCTCAGCCTCTTCAACAGGCCGACGGCCGAGGACGTCACCATCTTCACCCGCGACCTCGCGCTGCTGCTGCGCGCCGGCGCCCGCATCAATGACGGGCTCGAGCTGCTCGCCGCCGATCCGGATTTCGGACGGCTGAGATCCGTCGTCGCCGACATCCGGGCGCGCGTCGTTTCCGGCGAGAGCTTCGGCGAGGCACTGGCGCGGCATGAGGGACTGTTTCCGCCGATGTACATCGCGCTGGTGCGGGTCGGCGAGGCGTCGGGATCGCTGGATCAGGTGCTGGAGGTGCTGGCCGGCGAACGCGCGCGCGGCGAGGCGCTGAAGCGGCGTCTGACGGATGCGATCCGCTATCCGATCTTCGTGCTCGGCGCGGCCGGTTGCGTGCTGCTGTTCTTCCTGACATTCGTGCTGCCGCAGTTCGCCAGCGTCTTGCAGGATTTCGGTGCCAAGGTCGATCCGATCGTCGGCGTGTTCCTGAACATCTCGACGTTCTTGCGCGGCAATTCCGATGCGGTATTGGCCGGGCTTGCGACCATTGTCACGGCGACGTGGCTCGTGTTGCGGCAGGAGCGTGTCCGCCGCGGACTGACCAATGCGATCGTGCGGCTGCCGGCGATCCGCAACGTGATGGGCGCCTACCGCACGGCGCTGTTCTGCCGCAATCTCGGCCTGCTGCTCGGCAGCGGCGTCAACCTCACCACAACGCTGCGCATCCTCGTCGACATGATGGCGACCACCGGATCGTCCGGGGTCTGGAGCGATGCTGCCGACCGTGTCCGCCATGGCTCAAAACTCTCCGATGCGCTCGCCGAGACCGAGGCGTTGCCGCCCATGGCGGTGCGCATGTTGAGATTGGGCGACGAGACCGGGCAATTGCCGATGCTGTCGGGCCGGGTCGCCGAATTCTACGAGGCGAAGCTGCAACGCACGCTCGACCGCGCCGTCGGCATTGCCGGACCTGCGGCGATCATCGCGATCTCGCTCGTCGTCGGCGGCCTGATCACATCGGTGATGACGGCGCTGATGTCGGTGAGCCAGATTGTCGGTTAG
- the gspG gene encoding type II secretion system major pseudopilin GspG, with amino-acid sequence MTRYPSSRRRRRRVACGEAGFTLVEMLVVITIIGMIMALVGPRVLNYLSESKAKAAKIQIESFSSALDLYYLDLGRYPTSNEGLAGLTRSNNQAGWNGPYLRGGVVPNDPWGHVYVYRSPGASAPYEIISLGSDGQEGGSGTASDIVSGAR; translated from the coding sequence GTGACCAGATATCCATCGTCAAGGCGACGCCGGCGGCGCGTCGCCTGCGGAGAGGCCGGCTTCACCCTGGTCGAAATGCTCGTCGTCATCACCATCATCGGCATGATCATGGCGCTGGTCGGTCCGCGGGTGCTGAACTATCTCAGCGAGTCCAAGGCCAAGGCGGCGAAAATCCAGATCGAGAGTTTCTCCAGCGCGCTCGATCTCTATTATCTCGATCTCGGCCGCTATCCGACGTCGAACGAGGGTCTCGCCGGGCTGACGCGCAGCAACAACCAGGCCGGTTGGAACGGGCCTTATTTGCGTGGCGGTGTGGTGCCCAACGATCCCTGGGGCCACGTCTATGTTTATCGTTCACCGGGCGCGAGCGCTCCCTACGAGATCATCTCGCTCGGATCAGACGGTCAGGAAGGCGGCAGTGGAACGGCGTCCGACATTGTCAGCGGCGCGCGCTAA
- a CDS encoding prepilin-type N-terminal cleavage/methylation domain-containing protein encodes MLGAQAFHAQAFDARAVDAEGFALIEILCVLAIIGLLAAIILPAIPRSTTRAKLESYAVETAALLKSDRNSALRRQVRVATLVDAEARAIRSGVTGQIIRLPRDVVVQATLAARCADRATGRSIDFFPSGMSCGGTIALARPGMGYEVRVNWLTGGVEIVPQKLL; translated from the coding sequence GTGCTCGGCGCGCAAGCCTTCCATGCGCAAGCCTTCGACGCGCGGGCCGTCGATGCCGAAGGCTTCGCGCTGATCGAGATCCTGTGCGTGCTCGCGATCATCGGCCTGCTCGCGGCGATCATCCTTCCCGCGATCCCGCGTTCGACGACGCGGGCGAAGCTCGAGAGTTACGCGGTCGAGACCGCGGCGCTGCTGAAATCCGATCGCAACAGCGCGCTGCGCCGTCAGGTCAGGGTCGCGACCCTGGTCGACGCCGAGGCGCGCGCCATCCGTTCCGGCGTCACCGGACAGATCATCCGCCTGCCGCGCGACGTGGTCGTGCAGGCGACGCTGGCCGCGCGCTGCGCCGATCGTGCCACCGGGCGGTCGATCGATTTCTTTCCGTCGGGCATGTCGTGCGGCGGGACGATCGCGCTGGCGCGGCCCGGCATGGGTTACGAGGTGCGCGTCAACTGGCTGACCGGAGGCGTCGAGATTGTCCCGCAGAAGCTGCTCTGA